A stretch of Citrobacter amalonaticus Y19 DNA encodes these proteins:
- a CDS encoding methyltransferase family protein encodes MRNFVTRLRVWFPPPLILLLFFVTDVLTAIPRFTFDIVNIVLSVLLTGICITMILHTAWQMSTNGTTLNPLHPDRTTKLVTVGCYAWSRNPIYLGMSGLQLSVALCFGSLVGILAVPLFMFVVARLHIHVEEVQLRKRFGLEWERYTQRVRRWL; translated from the coding sequence ATGCGTAACTTCGTGACTCGATTGAGAGTATGGTTTCCGCCCCCACTCATCTTATTGCTGTTTTTCGTCACTGATGTGTTGACTGCAATCCCGCGTTTTACCTTCGACATCGTGAATATAGTGCTAAGCGTGTTGCTGACCGGTATTTGTATTACCATGATACTGCACACCGCTTGGCAGATGAGCACGAACGGCACGACGCTTAATCCGCTTCATCCGGATAGAACCACCAAGCTGGTAACTGTCGGTTGTTACGCATGGAGTCGAAACCCTATTTACCTTGGAATGAGCGGGCTCCAGTTATCCGTTGCTCTCTGCTTTGGCAGCCTGGTGGGGATACTTGCTGTACCGTTGTTTATGTTTGTAGTAGCCAGATTACATATCCATGTTGAAGAGGTACAGCTTCGAAAACGTTTCGGGTTGGAATGGGAACGCTATACCCAACGGGTTCGTCGCTGGTTATAG